In the Selenomonadales bacterium genome, ACTCGCGCTTCGCGCCATTTGCTACCGCCTAGTATGCTATGTGCAGTGGTCGGCCGACCAAAGCCAAAGAAGGGGAGGTGAAATAAATGGCTATGCGTGAAAATCAGCCGTCTAGGCTCCGCGTCAGTGTACAAACCGGTCTCGCGCCCGACGGCACGCCCGTGCTCCGTCACCGTACTTACAACCGCATGAACGATGCCTTAACCGATGCTAGCGTGCTAACGATTGGAAATGCCCTCGGCAGCCTGCAGAAGCATCCCGTGGTGTACATCCACCGCATTGACGAGGCGAGAGTGTTGCCTCTCTAGACGTGAACCTAGTCGTCCCCAAAAAAGTCCACAAGAAACCGTGAAAGGAGGTTCACTATGAACAAGACTTTGCAGATGGTGTTTGTCAATGAGCTCGGCAGAAACGTAACCATTTCGGTCGTAGACCCGCGCGATGACTTAACTGCGCAGCAGGTGTCGGCGGTAATGTCCGATATCTTGACTCACAATGCCTTTGTATCTCTGGGCGGTCGGCTCGTTACCGCTGCCGAGGCGCGTGTCGTCAGCCGCGGCGTAGAGCAAATCCTAGGCTAGGCACAAAGCGGAGGGGGCTAAGCGGCCCTCTCCGCACTATATATGAGGAAGGAGTGGAAATATGC is a window encoding:
- a CDS encoding DUF1659 domain-containing protein, translated to MAMRENQPSRLRVSVQTGLAPDGTPVLRHRTYNRMNDALTDASVLTIGNALGSLQKHPVVYIHRIDEARVLPL
- a CDS encoding DUF2922 domain-containing protein, with amino-acid sequence MNKTLQMVFVNELGRNVTISVVDPRDDLTAQQVSAVMSDILTHNAFVSLGGRLVTAAEARVVSRGVEQILG